DNA sequence from the Acinetobacter piscicola genome:
GGACAAGATGTATTAAACCAACGTAAGAAATAAAATAATAAAAACTATGATTCTATCTAGTGATACCAATAGATAGAATCATAGTTAAACTCTTAATTACTTATCGAGAAGCCGTTCTAGGATGATACTGTATTGTTCATCTACATTTTCTCAGAATTTTGAACACCCTCCATTAATTGACTAAGATGGCGATTCAACTAAACTGAAAGTGCTGTTCGCAATACCACTAAGGGTATCAGCGAGAACAGCACTTTCAGTAAAGGAAAGAGTCCGTAATGGCTAAAAAGACAATTGCGAAATTTGATATCTCGGCAACCGCACCAGAGGGTTTTGAACATGAGCCTGACGCAACAGGTGGTTTTTGGTGCCATAAACCGCTTAACACTTTGCCGCCGGGTGATTTTATATCGCCCTACTCGCGTCATAAAACCTTACCAACTCCGGGAATCGAAAAGCGTAAAGCCTGGATAATTGGTGGCGGTGTCGGAGGACTTGCCGCTGCATTTTATTTAATTCGCGATGGTCATATGCCCGCCGAAAATATCACTATTTTAGAAGAAATGAGGGTAGAAGGCGGCTCTATGGATGGTGCGGGTAACCCTGAAGACGGTTACATCATTCGCGGTGGTCGTGAAATGAACTGGAACTACGACACCCTCTGGGATCTATTCCAGGACATTCCCGCCCTTGAACTTCCCGAAGGGTATTCTGTTCTCGATGAATACCGAATGATAAACGACAACGACCCAAATTACTCTAAGGCCCGTTTAATTAACAAGTCCGGCGAGATCCTTGACTCAGAAGACCTGGGACTGAGTAAATCTCAGCAATGGGAACTTATCCGCTTAATGCTGAAACGAAAGGAAGAGTTAGACGACACGAGCATTGAGGAATATTTCAGTGAAGGCTTTTTACAAAGCAACTTCTGGTTTTTATTCCGTACTATGTTTGCTTTTAAAAACTGCCACAGCCTGTTGGAAACCAAGCTCTATTTGCATCGTTTTCTGGACTCAATTGACGGCTTTGGTGACATGTCTGTTCTGCTTTTCCCTAAATACAATCAGTACGACACCTTTATAAAGCCACTGACCGACTTTTTGCGTGAAAAAGGAGTGAAATTTACCTTTGAAGCCAGAGTCGATGACCTTGATATAAGCTTTACCGGAGACAAAAAGACAGTAACCGGAATTCAGGCCGTTATTAAAGGTAAAGAGCAATATATTGAAGTTGGCAAGAATGATTTAGTGTTCGCCCTCACCGGCTCAATGACTGAACAGACGGGTTATGCCGGTATGGATAATGCGCCGGAGCTTAACTGTGAAAGGCATGACCCGGGTAGCGAAAGTGGCTGGAACTTATGGAAGAACCTCGCCAAGAAGTCTCCCGTTTTCGGTAAGCCAGAAAAATTTTATGGTGACGTAGACAAGTCTATATGGGAGTCGGCCACCCTTACCTGCAAGCCCTCACCCCTTGTCGATAAACTGAAAACCTTATCAGTAAACGACCCATACTCCGGTCGAACCGTAACCGGCGGCATAGTGACTTTTACTGACTCCAACTGGCTGTTAAGTGTTACCTGTAATCGCCAACCCCACTTCCCCGACCAGCCAGATGACACATTGGTGTTGTGGGTTTATGGCCTGTTGATGGATAAGCAAGGCAACCGTGTAAACAAAACCATGCCAGAATGCACCGGTAAAGAAATTCTGACCGAGCTTTGCCATCATCTGGGTATTGAAGACCAGTTAGATGAGGTTATAGCCAACACCAAAATACGCATTGCGCTTATGCCTTATATTACAGCTCAGTTTATGCCCAGAGCTGCAGGCGACAGGCCCAGAGTAGTTCCTGAAGGCTGCACGAATTTAGGCTTAGTGGGACAATTTGTAGAAACTCGCAATGACATAATATTCACCATGGAAGCCTCTATTCGCACCGCCCGTATTGGTGTGTATAAACTGCTGAATATTCCCAAACAGGTGCCTGATATAAGCCCGACACAATACGACATTCGTAACATCATAAAAGGTGCCAGAGCGCTCAATAGCAATAAGCCTTTTATTGGCGAGCGTATGCTGCACCGCTTACTCGACAAAACCTACTTTGCCCACATACTGCCGCCGCTGCCCGAACCGGAGGAGACAAAGCAAACGCACTTCGAAGAAGAGCTAAGGGAACTGCTTGGTAAAGGCGGTGACTCAATACATAAATTCTCAAGCTGGGTTAACTCGCTGAGGGAGAATTTTTCGAGCAAAGATAAATAGTAGGTTAGGTTTTATTTTTTGCACAAAAAAGCCGCTCGAATGAGCGGCTTCTTATATGGAATTGGTGGAGCTGTTTATAAAAGCCTTTTGTAAACAACCGATCGATCAGGAATACAAAAGGTTTAAGGAATGCGAGCGATAACTTTTATTTCAAAGTCAAAACCGGCTAACCAAGTCACACAGTAGTGTTCAGAATTCTGTGTCATTTCGTTAAACTAAACAAAAAAGAGATGACATATGACCAAAACCAATTTCGACATGGATGCCGCTTTAAAGCAGTTGCGTGAAGGCAAAGACCTCACCGGCAAAGACGGCATCCTGACACCGCTTATCAAACAACTCACCGAAGCCGCGATGCAGGCTGAGCTTGAAGAGCATCTCAGTGATAAAGAGCAATCTAACCGCAAGAACGGTTCGACGTCAAAAACAGTCAAGAGTCCTGCCGGCAGCTTTGAATTAGATACGCCCCGCGACAGAGCCGGCTCGTTTGAGCCGCAACTGGTTAAAAAACATCAGACGCATTTAACCGATGAGCTGGAGCGTAAAATTATTGCATTGTTTTCGCTTGGAACCAGCTATCAAGACATTCGCATGCACATTGAAGATCTGTACGGCATTCATGTCTCAAACGTCACCATTAATACCGTCACGGATAAGCTTCTGCCGGAGCTTCAGGCATGGCGTGAACGGCCTTTAGAAGCGGTTTACCCCATTGTATGGCTCGATGCCATTCACTATAAAATCAAAGAGAATGGGCGTTTTATCAGCAAAGCTGTTTATACCATTCTTGGCCTCAATATTGACGGTAAAAAAGAGCTTCTGGGGCTTTATTTATCCGAGTCA
Encoded proteins:
- a CDS encoding oleate hydratase, whose translation is MAKKTIAKFDISATAPEGFEHEPDATGGFWCHKPLNTLPPGDFISPYSRHKTLPTPGIEKRKAWIIGGGVGGLAAAFYLIRDGHMPAENITILEEMRVEGGSMDGAGNPEDGYIIRGGREMNWNYDTLWDLFQDIPALELPEGYSVLDEYRMINDNDPNYSKARLINKSGEILDSEDLGLSKSQQWELIRLMLKRKEELDDTSIEEYFSEGFLQSNFWFLFRTMFAFKNCHSLLETKLYLHRFLDSIDGFGDMSVLLFPKYNQYDTFIKPLTDFLREKGVKFTFEARVDDLDISFTGDKKTVTGIQAVIKGKEQYIEVGKNDLVFALTGSMTEQTGYAGMDNAPELNCERHDPGSESGWNLWKNLAKKSPVFGKPEKFYGDVDKSIWESATLTCKPSPLVDKLKTLSVNDPYSGRTVTGGIVTFTDSNWLLSVTCNRQPHFPDQPDDTLVLWVYGLLMDKQGNRVNKTMPECTGKEILTELCHHLGIEDQLDEVIANTKIRIALMPYITAQFMPRAAGDRPRVVPEGCTNLGLVGQFVETRNDIIFTMEASIRTARIGVYKLLNIPKQVPDISPTQYDIRNIIKGARALNSNKPFIGERMLHRLLDKTYFAHILPPLPEPEETKQTHFEEELRELLGKGGDSIHKFSSWVNSLRENFSSKDK